The Chloroflexus aggregans DSM 9485 genome segment ACAACGGCAGCCGCACTGATCACCGTTGTAACGGAAGCGGTATTGGCGGTGCAATATGCGTGGCTGTTGCGTGACCGATTACGCCTGATGCGCTGGCAACCAATCGGGCGAGCGGTGATTGCAGTGGGATTGATGGCTGTGGCGGTCTATGTAGCCCGCGAATGGCCGGTTTTGCTCGTTATTGCCGGTGGTGGCGCGATCTATGGCGGGTTACTGATCGGGCTACGGGTGATTGGCGTGGAAGAGACTTCCTTTGTGCGCAATTTGTTAGCGGCGCGCCGATAGGAGGAAGGTATCATGCGCGTGTTGCTCGCGGTTCATCACTTCCCTCCCAAATACAGCGCCGGCGCTGAGTTGTACACGATGTGGTTGGCGCGCGAGCTGTTGCGTCGTGGTCACGAAACCGAAGTGGTCTGTGTCGAAACACTCGCGGCCAGCCAACCCTTCGGAGTGCGGGCCGAACCGGATCGCTACGAAGGGATTCCGGTATGGCGCTTGCACCTTGGCCTGCGCGACGCACCGGCCAACTGGAGCTACGCCAACCCGGCGATCGAGGCATGGTTGCACGAACGGATGCGGATCTGGCAGCCAGACATTATGCACCTGCACAGCGGTTATCTCATCGGTGTCGGCGCGATCACGGCGGCGTATGCACTGGGCATTCCAACCGTCATAACGCTTCACGATTATTGGTTTCTCTGCCCAAGGATCACGCTGTTGCGCGGTGATAGCACACTCTGTCGGCAACCGCCGGACGACCCGGCCGCGTGCGCATGGTGTTTGCAACTCGACCGGCGCCGTTACCGCCTACCGGAACAGATCAGCGGCGGTTGGGCCGGTAAGGTATGGATGAAGCTCGCTGCTGCTGAAGGACGAGCCGAGCAACAGGCCCGGCGTGACACATTACGAGCGGCGTTAGCCATGGCAGATCTCGTGATTGCGCCATCACAGTTTCTGGCCGATGTAATGAAACAGTGGGGCCAACCGGTGCGCGTCATCCGCTTAGGCTTGTCGAACGAGCGCTTGACTGACATCCCACCGGTACAGAAAAGGGCAACGTTACGTCTCGGCTATATCGGCCAAATTGCCCCGCACAAAGGCGTGCATCTGTTGATTACAGCCGTCAACCAGCTTCCACCGAGCGATAAGGGGATTGAATTGACGATTTTTGGCAATCTGGCCCATAATCCGGTCTATACCCGTCAGTTGCAACGTCTTATCGGTAACCATCCCCATATTCATCTGGCCGGACCGTTCAGCCACGATCAGTTACCGGCAATCTTAAGCACCATCGATGTGATCGTTGTGCCATCGATTTGGTACGAGAACAGCCCGCTAACCATTATAGAAGCGCATGCTGCCGGACGACCGGTGGTTACGTCGCGATTGGGCGGGATGGCCGAACTGGTACGTGATGAGGTTGACGGCTTACACTTTACGCCGAACGACAGTCGCGATCTGGCCCGTCAGTTAGAGCGATTGCGTAGTGAAACGGGGCTGTTAGAGCGGTTACGAGATGGCATTCAACCACCACGGTCATTCGCTGCGGAAATGCACATACTGTTAGAGCACTACACCACGCTGTGCGAACGGCGCGGCGCTTTGCGAGGAAGCAACGCATGAAACCGCGGGTTGCGATTATTGTGTTGACGTACAACGGTATTAGCGACACACTAGCCTGTCTCGCCTCGCTCAAACGGTTGACGTACCCGGCCAAGCGATACGACGTAGTGGTCGTTGATAACGCATCGCGTGATGGTACACCTGCACAAGTACGCAGCACATTCCCACAAACGATCGTGATCGAGAATGGGGTAAACCTCGGCTTTGCCGCCGGCAACAATGTTGGGTTGCGTTACGCGCAAGTGCACGGGTACGACTACGTGCTGCTACTCAACAACGATACCGAAGTAGCACCGGATATGCTCGAACAGCTTGTGGCAGCCGCCGAGACCGACTCGGCGATCGCTGCGGTGGGGCCGATCATCTACTATTACGACGCACCTCAGCGCATTTGGTCGGCAGGCGGCAGCATCGACTGGCGGCGTGGCATTTGCCGGATGGCCGGCGAAGCCGACGACCATGGTCAATATCCGGCACGTGCCGTCGATTTCGTGACCGGTTGCGCCATGTTGATCCGGGTGGCGGTGTTGGATCGGGTTGGTCTCCTCGACGAACGATTTTTTATGTATTTTGAAGAGACCGAATGGTGTGTACGGGCCGCACGGGCCGGATACTATTGCTACTTCACCCCGACGGCCAAAGTCTGGCACAAAATCCCGCTCAATGCCCGGTTTGATCGCGAGTACCTCGCCTACTATATGACACGCAACCGGTTACTCTTTCTCCACACAACGCGAGTTAGTTGGCGAACGTGGCTCGATGCCCTGATCAGGCAAGATATGCGCACCTACCTTAGTCTCTGGTTACGCCCCAAGTGGCGGACACGCAAGGGCAGAATTGGGATGTGGTACGGCTGGCTCGATTTCTGGCGGGGGCGATTTGGGCCGGCGCCGAGGGTAGTGGTGGGGAGATAGCACACGGATGCACACGGGTGCGACGGATTGGAACTGTTGAGGGTTGGTGGATATGGAGCAGCTAGCGCACAAACGGCCATTACGGATCGGCATCGATGCCCGCTACCTCTCGCATGGGTTAGTCGGCGGCATTCACACCTATCTCAAACATCTGTTGCCGGAGCTATTTCTTGCCGGCAGCAATGAGCAATTTGTGTTGTACACCGACCGCAAAGCACCGTTTGAGCTAAGCAATTTGCCGGCTAATGTGACGATCCGTACCTTGCCGTACCGCAACACCCTATCGAGTATCAGGAATGACGTGGTTGGTCTGCGCCGCGCAATGACTGCCGACCGGATCGATGTTGCGCACTTTCCGGCTAACTATGGGTTTGGGCCGCGCCACGCCGTCACGATCATTACCCTGCACGATGCGATTAACGTCATGCCGTGGCATGAGATTATTGCCGGCCACAACAAAGACCCGCGTTCAATCACGATGATGACGTATCTCCATGTGATGACACGGCGCGCAGTGAGCCGATCGCACGGCTTACTGACCGTGTCGCAGCATGCGAAACGCGATATTCTGCGCTATTGCCGGTATGATGTCGATGCGATCAGCGTCATTCCGCACGGCCCGCCCCCCGATGTCCGCCGGATTACCGATGAGCAGGTCTTAGCTGAAGTGCGGGAACGATATGGACTAACACGCCCGTTTGTACTGGCCGATGGGTTAAAAAACCCGGCAGTACTCACGCGCGCATGGCTGCTGTTGCCGGAATCGCTACGGCAGCGGTATGAAATCGTCTTTTTCGCTCGCCGTGAACCGTGGCCGGCCGTGCGCGAGGCAGTAGCGGCGGGATATGCTCATCTGCTCTTGCGTCCGCCACGGCCTGATCTCATTACACTATTTAGTATGGCAGCAGCGTTTGTTTTTCCATCATGGTTTGAGGGGTTTGGAATCCCGATCCTTGAAGCGATGATCTGTGGCGCGCCAGTGATTGCCTCTGATCGCGGCGCCATCCCGGAAGTCGTAGGCGATGCCGGTCTGATTGGTGACGCAGAAGATAAACAAACCTTGGCCCGTCATCTCACCACAGTGCTGAGCGACCCCACTGCAGCCGAACGGCTGCGGCAAGCAGGTTGGCAGCGCGCCCAGCAGTTTTCATGGCAGCGAGCCGCGCAGCAAACACTCACGGCTTATTATGCTGCTGTGGAGCGGCAGCAGCGATTAGCAGCATAGATTGGAACAGCATAACCAATAGGACGACGCCATGCGCATCCTCATCCTCTCAACGTGGTGGCCTGAACCCGACGACAACGGCTCGCGTTTGCGAGCAATGGCGATTCTGCGCGGCTTAGCGGCCCGGCACGAACTACACCTGCTGGCCTTCAGTCAAGGGCCGGCCACTGAGGTACAAGCTAACGAAATCGGACGGTTGTGCCGCTCGTGGCAAGCATTCACACGACCTGACCGATTGCTGACGGTGCGAGATCGGCTGGGGAGTTTGATCAGTCCACGACCGGCTGCAGTACGGGTACGGTGGAGCAAGCCTCTCGCACAGGCAGTGCAAGAGGCGGTGGTACGATGGCAACCGGATGTCGTATTGGCGTTACAAATCGACATGGCACCATACGCCTTGCTCGCCCGCAATCTCCCACTCGTCCTTGAAGAACTAGAACTGGCGCTCATCTTGGAAGACTACCAACGCTGGCGAGGACTGCGTCGGTTACGGAGCCTCCTGACGGCACTGCAACATCGCCGCTACGTATCAACAATCTTGCCGGCGTTTGCGGCTGTCACCACTGTTTCCGAACGGGAAGCGGAACTTGCCCGCCAGATTGTCGGAACACAACATCCGATCATCACGGTCATTCCCAACGGGGTTGATAGCGCCGCTTGCGCCGCTTACGGCTACCGGCCCGAACCTGACACGCTGATCTACCCCGGTGCGCTCTCGTACAGTGCTAACTTTGATGCGGTCAATTACTTCCTCGGCCAAATCTGGCCACTAATCCGCGCCCGCCACCCACAAGCGCGCTTCCGTATTACCGGACGAGTCACCGCTGAGCAGCGTGCGGCGTTGCCGAACGGGCCAGGGATTGAATTTACCGGCTATGTAGACGACATCCGTGACGTGATTTCACACCATGCGGTTGAAGTAGTGCCCATCCGCGAGGGGGGTGGTACGCGGCTAAAGATTCTCGAAGCGCTGGCGTTAGGGGTGCCCGTGATCAGCACGAGCAAAGGAGCGGAAGGGCTAGCGCTGATTGACGGCAAACACCTGCTATTGGCCGATACGCCAATGGATTTCGCCCGTGCCACGAGCCGCCTGCTCAACGACCCACCGCTCGCCCACCAGCTTGGCGCAGCCGGCCAGCACGCGGTGGCCGCGCGTTACGATTGGCAAGTGATTGTGCCACGCTTAAACGACGTACTGGAAGAAGTTGCACAACCAAGGAAGCACCGCTATGACCTGGTCCGTGCCTGAGGCAAGTATTATTATCGTCAACTGGAATACGCGCCAACTGCTGCTCGACTGTCTAGCGGCGCTACCGGCGGCTACCGCTGGTATCGAGACGGAAGTCTGGGTGGTTGACAACGGCTCACGTGATGGAAGCGTCGCTGCGGTAGCCGCAACCTTTCCCGATGTCTTCATCATCGCCAACCCGGACAACCGTGGCTTTGCCGCGGCGAATAACCAGGCGATACGAGCCAGTAGCGGGCGGTACGTCTTCCTGCTCAACAGCGACACCATCGCTCAGCCTGCATCGATCACTCGGCTAGTACACTTCCTCGACACTCACCCAGAAGTTGGCGTCGTTGGGCCGCAGTTGCGCAATGCTGACGGCTCGTTACAACCATCGTGGGCGATGTTCCCGAACTTGATCACCGAACTGACCGGCAAAAAGATCCGGTGGCGGCGGCGATATGCAACAAACGATGGATCGCCGGCTTACGAAACCGACTGGCTCGACGGCGCAGCGATGCTTGTACGGCGAGAGGTGGTGAAGCAGGTTGGGTTAATCGACGAATCATACTTTATGTACACTGAAGAAGTCGATTGGTGCTACCGAATCAAGCGTGTCGGGTGGCGGATCTGCTACCTCCCGACATCGTCCATTATTCATTTTGGCGGCCAGAGTAGTAAACAAGCGGCAACCCGCATGAAGGCCGAACTCTACTTCAGTAAATTACGCTTCTTTGCCAAGCACTACGGCCAAACCGCAGCATGGCTACTCAGATTAGGACTACAGATCATCTTTTTCGGAAAAGCAACCCTTGGCAGCATCTTGATGGTAGCCGGCGGTGGTCATCATCCCACCGGCAAGCAATTTGTGCGTGACGGCGGTCTGCTGTGGGTAGCGATTAGACGGCGGGGTCGGCAACCGCTCACACCAGAGCGGTTTTGATCCGAAGCTGAGGAAATAGCACGATGCGTTCTTTGCTGTACGCTTTTGAAGCACCACCGTGGCTGCGACGACTGCCACAACCGCTGCTTGTGGGCGGAGTGATCGGTTGGCTAGCAGTGTATAGCCTCGCGATCGGGGTGATGTTCGGCAGCAATCGCACGTTGATCGGATTGGCCCTATTGGCATTACCGTTTGGGCTGATTGGTCTTACCTTACTGCTCTACCGATTCGAGTGGTTTGTGTTGATCTTGCCATTGACCGCACTTGCGATGCGACCGGTGGCGTTGCCGGCCGGTAATAATAGCCATTTGCCGATCAGTATGCTGCTTACCCTCGCGTTGTGCGGCATTTGGGTGTTGGCAATGATCAAACGACGCACGTGGCAACTAACACCTTCACCGCTCAACAAGCCACTGCTCGCCTTGATGGGCTGTTTCATCTTCTCGACCATCTGGGGCACAATCTGGGCCGATCCGATCCTTGATTGGTGGATTATGGGCAATTTTCGCTTGGCCCAATTCGCTTCACTGCTCTCTTTTCTTGGCTTGCTCGCCACACCGTTACTGATTGGGCGTTTCATTCGGTTTAAATGGCAGATCAAAGCCTATCTGGCAATGTTCATCATTTGCGGCAGCCTGATGACTGTCGCTCAGACGTTCGGTATCGATCAAATTATGTTAAACGATGCCGGCCTATGGGGGCTTTGGTTTGCGCTTCCACTTGCCGGAGTCACCTATCTCCAACCACGGCTACACTGGCGATGGCGGTTGGCGGGTAGTGTACTACTCCTCTGGCACTTGTGGCTGGCTGCCATTCGCAATTCACTTTGGATTTCGGGTTGGCTACCAACTATCATCGGCCTTGTTGTTATGACCTTTCTTATATCACGACGTATCTTTTTCGTTCTCGTCCTTATTATTGCTATCAATCTGGCGATTGGGCCTGGCAGACACTACATCGACCAAGTGGTCAACGAGAACATTGAAGAGGGAGGGTTGGGTCGGCTCGAAATCTGGCAACGCAATCTCTCGATCGTCCAGCAACACTGGCTTTTTGGGATGGGAGTTGCCGGGTATGCACCGTACAACATGACCTATTTTCGTTACGATGCTCGTTCGACCCACAACAATTACTTCGATATTCTGGCTCAATTTGGTGTCATCGGCTTTGGCCTCTGGCTCTGGTTCACCATTGTTAGTATCCGGTACGGTTGGCGTACCATTGCGCTTGCACCACCGGGCATTTTACACACCACCGCCATTGTGGCCATCGCCGGTTGGATAGCAGCTCAGTTCTCGATGATGCTCGGTGATTGGATTTTACCGTTTCTCTACAACCAGACCGTCGCCGGTTATGCATATACCGTCTATAGCTGGATATTCCTCGGCTTACTGATTAGTGTGCGACAGTTGGTGCAGAAAGAGCCATTGTCATGAAACGTCGGCTCAGCGCATTCCTTGCCCTGATCTGCTACCTGATCGGCTTCAACGTTACACAACTATCACACGGCCAGAGTATCTGGTCGTTACCGATTGAGTTGTCACCGCTGCAATACGGCCAACGACCGCTTGAGCAACTCGAACGACCGTATGGCTGGTCATGGTTGCCCGATATGACACTCGGCCCTGACGGTAGCGTGCATGTGGTATGGTACGGGGGCCTGATTAAGGACCAAGGTAATGAAGGTACGGTTGATCTATTGATGTATCGCCGTCGTAACGCCGATGGCTCGTGGGAGCCGGTGCGTGAATTGTTCGCACCAGGCGAAGGTGGTTACACGGTTCGCACGAGCATAACCCTTGGGCGCGACGGGAATCTCCATCTCCTTTACCGAGCCGGAACACGCATCTTGTACACGAACGCGAACTGGCGTGGCGCCATCCAACCACATGCGTGGCAACCTGAGAGGGTAATCAGCGATAGTGGTTACTATGTTGCGCTCGCCGCCGATCAGACCGGAGGGTTGCACGCTTTTTGGAGTGATATTGTTACCGAGAACACCAACCCACACTGTTATCGGTGTGGTGAACTCTTTTACCGACGCTCGACCGACAATGGTGTCACGTGGTCACCGGTTGTTAATCTCTCGCGTACCGACGAAGGTGATAATCGTCCACAGGTACGGATTGATAGGTTCAACCGTATTCACATTGTTTGGGATGTCGGGGCCGATTGGTACGCCGGGCAAGGACAACCCCACTATGGTATGTACCGACGTTCGGATGATGGGGGGCTGACATGGAGCGAACCGGTGCGATTCAGCTTACCACCGGCTGTGGTACAAGAAATTCGCCAGCAGCAAAATCAGGTGACGACAGGCAATGATGCGCAGAAACCGCCTTTTGAGGCGGTCCAGCAGACGGCATTGGCGGTTGATGAAGCCGGTAATCCATTTGTCGTCTATCGTGGCGTCCACAACGATCGTCTCTACTTTCAGCGTTCGCTCGATGGAGGCAATACGTGGACACCGGCGAGTGAGCTGCCCTATGTGCGGGCGCGTAATATCACCGACAATAACCTTGATTATTACAGTCTTGCGGCTGATAGCGCCAATAACATCCATTTATTAATGGTGGGGTTTG includes the following:
- a CDS encoding glycosyltransferase family 2 protein, with product MTWSVPEASIIIVNWNTRQLLLDCLAALPAATAGIETEVWVVDNGSRDGSVAAVAATFPDVFIIANPDNRGFAAANNQAIRASSGRYVFLLNSDTIAQPASITRLVHFLDTHPEVGVVGPQLRNADGSLQPSWAMFPNLITELTGKKIRWRRRYATNDGSPAYETDWLDGAAMLVRREVVKQVGLIDESYFMYTEEVDWCYRIKRVGWRICYLPTSSIIHFGGQSSKQAATRMKAELYFSKLRFFAKHYGQTAAWLLRLGLQIIFFGKATLGSILMVAGGGHHPTGKQFVRDGGLLWVAIRRRGRQPLTPERF
- a CDS encoding glycosyltransferase family 4 protein — protein: MEQLAHKRPLRIGIDARYLSHGLVGGIHTYLKHLLPELFLAGSNEQFVLYTDRKAPFELSNLPANVTIRTLPYRNTLSSIRNDVVGLRRAMTADRIDVAHFPANYGFGPRHAVTIITLHDAINVMPWHEIIAGHNKDPRSITMMTYLHVMTRRAVSRSHGLLTVSQHAKRDILRYCRYDVDAISVIPHGPPPDVRRITDEQVLAEVRERYGLTRPFVLADGLKNPAVLTRAWLLLPESLRQRYEIVFFARREPWPAVREAVAAGYAHLLLRPPRPDLITLFSMAAAFVFPSWFEGFGIPILEAMICGAPVIASDRGAIPEVVGDAGLIGDAEDKQTLARHLTTVLSDPTAAERLRQAGWQRAQQFSWQRAAQQTLTAYYAAVERQQRLAA
- a CDS encoding glycosyltransferase family 4 protein, giving the protein MRILILSTWWPEPDDNGSRLRAMAILRGLAARHELHLLAFSQGPATEVQANEIGRLCRSWQAFTRPDRLLTVRDRLGSLISPRPAAVRVRWSKPLAQAVQEAVVRWQPDVVLALQIDMAPYALLARNLPLVLEELELALILEDYQRWRGLRRLRSLLTALQHRRYVSTILPAFAAVTTVSEREAELARQIVGTQHPIITVIPNGVDSAACAAYGYRPEPDTLIYPGALSYSANFDAVNYFLGQIWPLIRARHPQARFRITGRVTAEQRAALPNGPGIEFTGYVDDIRDVISHHAVEVVPIREGGGTRLKILEALALGVPVISTSKGAEGLALIDGKHLLLADTPMDFARATSRLLNDPPLAHQLGAAGQHAVAARYDWQVIVPRLNDVLEEVAQPRKHRYDLVRA
- a CDS encoding O-antigen ligase family protein, whose protein sequence is MRSLLYAFEAPPWLRRLPQPLLVGGVIGWLAVYSLAIGVMFGSNRTLIGLALLALPFGLIGLTLLLYRFEWFVLILPLTALAMRPVALPAGNNSHLPISMLLTLALCGIWVLAMIKRRTWQLTPSPLNKPLLALMGCFIFSTIWGTIWADPILDWWIMGNFRLAQFASLLSFLGLLATPLLIGRFIRFKWQIKAYLAMFIICGSLMTVAQTFGIDQIMLNDAGLWGLWFALPLAGVTYLQPRLHWRWRLAGSVLLLWHLWLAAIRNSLWISGWLPTIIGLVVMTFLISRRIFFVLVLIIAINLAIGPGRHYIDQVVNENIEEGGLGRLEIWQRNLSIVQQHWLFGMGVAGYAPYNMTYFRYDARSTHNNYFDILAQFGVIGFGLWLWFTIVSIRYGWRTIALAPPGILHTTAIVAIAGWIAAQFSMMLGDWILPFLYNQTVAGYAYTVYSWIFLGLLISVRQLVQKEPLS
- a CDS encoding glycosyltransferase family 4 protein; the encoded protein is MRVLLAVHHFPPKYSAGAELYTMWLARELLRRGHETEVVCVETLAASQPFGVRAEPDRYEGIPVWRLHLGLRDAPANWSYANPAIEAWLHERMRIWQPDIMHLHSGYLIGVGAITAAYALGIPTVITLHDYWFLCPRITLLRGDSTLCRQPPDDPAACAWCLQLDRRRYRLPEQISGGWAGKVWMKLAAAEGRAEQQARRDTLRAALAMADLVIAPSQFLADVMKQWGQPVRVIRLGLSNERLTDIPPVQKRATLRLGYIGQIAPHKGVHLLITAVNQLPPSDKGIELTIFGNLAHNPVYTRQLQRLIGNHPHIHLAGPFSHDQLPAILSTIDVIVVPSIWYENSPLTIIEAHAAGRPVVTSRLGGMAELVRDEVDGLHFTPNDSRDLARQLERLRSETGLLERLRDGIQPPRSFAAEMHILLEHYTTLCERRGALRGSNA
- a CDS encoding glycosyltransferase family 2 protein yields the protein MKPRVAIIVLTYNGISDTLACLASLKRLTYPAKRYDVVVVDNASRDGTPAQVRSTFPQTIVIENGVNLGFAAGNNVGLRYAQVHGYDYVLLLNNDTEVAPDMLEQLVAAAETDSAIAAVGPIIYYYDAPQRIWSAGGSIDWRRGICRMAGEADDHGQYPARAVDFVTGCAMLIRVAVLDRVGLLDERFFMYFEETEWCVRAARAGYYCYFTPTAKVWHKIPLNARFDREYLAYYMTRNRLLFLHTTRVSWRTWLDALIRQDMRTYLSLWLRPKWRTRKGRIGMWYGWLDFWRGRFGPAPRVVVGR
- a CDS encoding BNR-4 repeat-containing protein — protein: MKRRLSAFLALICYLIGFNVTQLSHGQSIWSLPIELSPLQYGQRPLEQLERPYGWSWLPDMTLGPDGSVHVVWYGGLIKDQGNEGTVDLLMYRRRNADGSWEPVRELFAPGEGGYTVRTSITLGRDGNLHLLYRAGTRILYTNANWRGAIQPHAWQPERVISDSGYYVALAADQTGGLHAFWSDIVTENTNPHCYRCGELFYRRSTDNGVTWSPVVNLSRTDEGDNRPQVRIDRFNRIHIVWDVGADWYAGQGQPHYGMYRRSDDGGLTWSEPVRFSLPPAVVQEIRQQQNQVTTGNDAQKPPFEAVQQTALAVDEAGNPFVVYRGVHNDRLYFQRSLDGGNTWTPASELPYVRARNITDNNLDYYSLAADSANNIHLLMVGFVGTSTTDTPPALIHMTFDGTRWLSPRIVMQNELYPELPRLAIYNGNQLHAVWFTRSSLFEAKKSNKRPVYQIWYSTAQLNLPAQPGIPLFTPTPVTTTPTAVAGVVVMPTATPIVLPDEIRHAPALQEPMRWELYGLQAIGIALILTIIGIGVIGGLIMIRRSHR